From one Henningerozyma blattae CBS 6284 chromosome 1, complete genome genomic stretch:
- the HEM15 gene encoding ferrochelatase HEM15 (similar to Saccharomyces cerevisiae HEM15 (YOR176W); ancestral locus Anc_6.67), which translates to MLRKTLLNSEASTYYTLIGNTSIKRYFHTTRTVYNSLSSTKTSNNGPTGVVFMNMGGPSTIEETHDFLYQLFADYDLIPISKKYQDRIAKVVAHFRTPKIEQQYREIGGGSPILKWSNYQAKEVCKILDLQNPQTAPHKPYVAFRYANPLTDITYQQMLDDGVKRAVAFSQYPQFSYSTTGSSLNELWRSIKKLDPNRSIVWSTIDRWPTNQGLTDAFATNIRAKLNEFPVEKRDKAIILFSAHSLPMDVVNQGDAYPQEVSATVQKVMETLNFSNPYRLVWQSQVGPKPWLGPQTSDICEQLASEDQPLLFVPIAFTSDHIETLHEVDIRMIGASPFKENLKRCESLNGSKIFIDSIAQLVKGHLNNSNTNLKNPKNLFSNQLRLDFRMGDSFDGINDPLDVFGDHSKH; encoded by the coding sequence ATGTTAAGAAAAACACTGCTGAACAGTGAAGCATCCACCTATTACACCTTAATTGGTAATACTTCTATAAAGAGATATTTTCATACCACTAGAACGGTCTATAACAGTTTATCATCCACTaaaacttcaaataatggtCCTACGGGTGTAGTCTTTATGAATATGGGTGGACCTTCGACTATTGAAGAGACTCAtgattttctttatcaattGTTTGCAGATTATGATTTAATACCTATTTCTAAGAAATATCAAGATAGAATAGCCAAGGTGGTTGCACATTTTAGAACACCCAAAATAGAACAACAGTATCGCGAAATCGGTGGTGGCTCTCCGATTTTGAAATGGTCCAATTATCAGGCAAAAGAAGTATGTAAAATTCTTGACCTTCAAAACCCACAAACTGCACCTCATAAACCTTATGTCGCTTTTCGTTATGCGAATCCTTTGACAGATATTACTTATCAACAAATGTTGGATGATGGGGTTAAAAGAGCTGTTGCATTTTCACAATATCCACAATTCTCGTATTCTACAACAGGTTcatcattaaatgaattatgGAGAtcaataaagaaattggaCCCCAATAGATCTATTGTTTGGTCTACTATTGATAGATGGCCCACAAATCAAGGGCTAACAGATGCATTTGCTACAAACATTAGAGCTAAATTGAATGAATTCCCCGTTGAAAAAAGAGATAAAGCAATTATCTTATTCTCTGCGCATTCTTTACCTATGGATGTGGTAAATCAAGGTGATGCATATCCACAAGAAGTTTCTGCGACGGTGCAAAAAGTAATGgaaactttaaatttttccaatcCATATAGATTGGTTTGGCAATCACAAGTAGGTCCAAAACCTTGGTTAGGACCTCAAACTTCTGATATTTGTGAACAATTAGCTTCTGAAGATCAGCCACTTTTATTTGTCCCAATTGCATTCACTTCAGATCATATCGAAACTTTACATGAAGTAGACATTAGAATGATAGGTGCCTCTccatttaaagaaaatttgaagagatgtgaatcattaaatggttccaagatttttattgattCGATTGCTCAATTAGTGAAAGGccatttaaataattcaaatacaaatttaaaaaatcctAAAAATCTATTTTCTAATCAATTGAGATTAGATTTTAGAATGGGTGATTCATTTGATGGTATTAATGATCCTTTAGACGTATTTGGTGATCATTCTAAACATTGA
- the TBLA0A09700 gene encoding uncharacterized protein, giving the protein MDSTKNSNFNDSLTLNDSSSDMDVDSETFEDSLVENEMENDMYMFENYLQQLEFHFYDFLKIHNNTSTSSNEFFPENSSNIKDSQKVNCFKENLVSNNSLFCEGIDYMLNQNLNATSNTPSNLTSTSSHNNNNNNNNNNNNININNNKKLKFGEIFSTDFNTSDIPKNILKLNIQNSNNSNKLKSILKKKTFNNLKFADDNFYTWNIENGFLKCFEFCYVLKIPQFEPNNIPLMLNFLSLSILHLIKFKNIHFSYLNFKNNENFKNQLNQLNKKINNLKLEIKILKENLNTTIQEKNFLIKKIGYLKDSNLNINDETNQILNQLNSSDQNGIEIVENIVSSLKFQIMEKNGKIQILNKEILNLKKLIETSKYENEETDKLLYEMGNELYKYKLIHGDTKINEKNIPNPSPSPIPNNNIHNNNNNNNNNSNSINNNNSQNNNKEKILKEKFFFENTMPNQNLKFRNDFQINSLNYNEYENFNENTLKDDQDIQFELLKKKDDIKCLLKYIDELQLKNKQVLQKYESKKKNIIN; this is encoded by the coding sequence ATGGACTCGACgaaaaattcaaacttTAATGACTCTTTAACTTTAAACGATTCAAGTAGTGACATGGATGTCGATTCGGAAACTTTCGAAGATTCCTTGGTTGAGAATGAAATGGAAAATGATATGTACatgtttgaaaattatttacaacaattagaatttcatttttatgaTTTCTTAAAGATTCACAATAATACTTCTACCAGttctaatgaattttttccagaaaattcttctaatattaaagattctCAAAAAGTTAATTgctttaaagaaaatttagtctccaataattctttattttgtgAAGGTATTGATTATATGCttaatcaaaatttaaatgcaACTTCAAATACACCTTCAAACTTAACGTCAACCTCTTcacataataataataacaacaacaacaataataataataatattaatattaataacaataaaaaattgaaatttggTGAAATTTTTTCCACAGATTTTAATACTTCAGATAtaccaaaaaatattttaaaattaaatattcaaaattccaataattctaataaattaaaatccattttgaaaaaaaaaactttcaataatttaaaatttgcagatgataatttttatacttggaatattgaaaacggttttttaaaatgttttgaattttgttATGTTTTAAAGATACCTCAGTTTGAACCAAATAACATCCCATTAATGTTGAATTTTTTGTCATTAAGTATATTgcatttaattaaatttaaaaatattcatttttcttatttaaattttaaaaataatgaaaattttaaaaaccaattaaatcaattaaataaaaaaattaataatttaaaattggaaattaaaatattaaaggaaaatttaaatactactattcaagaaaaaaattttttaattaaaaaaattggttatttaaaagattcaaatttaaatattaacgATGAAACAAATcagattttaaatcaattaaattcttcagaTCAGAATGGTATTGAAATTgtagaaaatattgtttcaagtttaaaatttcaaattatggaaaaaaatggtaaaattcaaatattgaacAAAGAAAtcttaaatttgaaaaaattgattgaaacttcaaaatatgaaaatgaagaaactgataaattattatatgaGATGGGGAATGAAttgtataaatataaattgaTTCATGGTGATACAAagattaatgaaaaaaatattccaaatccTAGTCCTAGTCCTataccaaataataatattcataataataataataataataataataatagtaatagtattaataataacaattctcagaataataataaagaaaaaattttgaaagagaaattttttttcgaaAATACAATGccaaatcaaaatttaaaatttagaaatgatttccaaataaattctttgaattataatgaatatgaaaattttaatgaaaatacaTTAAAAGATGACCAAGATAttcaatttgaattattgaaaaaaaaagatgatattaaatgtttattaaaatatatcgATGAGttacaattgaaaaataaacagGTCTTGCAAAAATAtgaaagtaaaaaaaaaaatataatcaattaa
- the TBLA0A09710 gene encoding CBM21 domain-containing protein (similar to Saccharomyces cerevisiae PIG1 (YLR273C) and GAC1 (YOR178C); ancestral locus Anc_6.70) → MSQPKTPSYPHLRRHVSAPPPILKHVPAPLQLSKHVSVRFAPALTTVRLFHALATPSSLSNSSPSQELSTSPSPPASREPYSSAPATQGCQQDQYDNQQSVTCVDPVSVSTQETFNFPLLSRLSPRIINNSSAHWVESLPQHSSLPFSSSSSSSSLSTSAAKQHSTSIFFNPDIHNFEIVDWNVKKLNVREYFSMENKVQLFKLVQSMGEKNKLLGSVYVKNLAYEKTILLKLTFNNWSDIHYLSCTYESSVSKDVDIFTFILDLNLFKNSLILKKYVYCNNKCLTNCPILFQLCIQYDVLGQSYYDNNNGKNYNLQVAATIKKLLPPTNNSPNKPVQINTARHHTRRFTDDTDYFNTSPLKHLYHDDTTLIRPKHLNKVLIGDEEEEASIPTTISSEEDDWMSDSERSNYTFSTYLDDGPWSHYDQEYYNQTRCNNQYIRQSYINSNHSNETLLIN, encoded by the coding sequence ATGAGCCAACCCAAGACGCCTTCTTACCCACATCTACGTAGACACGTGTCTGCCCCACCGCCTATTCTCAAACACGTACCTGCTCCGTTGCAGTTATCAAAGCATGTGTCGGTTAGGTTTGCACCTGCCCTGACCACTGTACGACTTTTCCATGCCCTAGCTACAccttcttcattatcaaacTCGAGTCCAAGTCAAGAACTTTCTACTTCGCCATCGCCTCCAGCTTCTCGTGAGCCTTATTCTAGTGCACCTGCCACCCAGGGCTGTCAACAAGACCAATACGATAACCAACAATCCGTCACATGTGTAGACCCTGTTTCTGTTTCTACTCAAGAAACATTCAACTTTCCTTTATTGAGTCGTCTTTCACCTCGTATCATTAACAATTCTAGCGCACATTGGGTCGAGTCATTACCACAGCATTCTTCCTTGcctttttcttcatcttcatcttcgtCTTCACTCTCGACCTCGGCGGCTAAACAGCATTCGACATCGATATTTTTCAACCCAGATATACacaattttgaaattgtcGATTGGAatgtgaaaaaattaaacgtACGGGAATATTTCTCCATGGAGAATAAGGTCcaattatttaaacttgTTCAATCTATGGGTgaaaagaataaactaCTCGGGTCCGTTTATGTAAAGAACTTAGCATATGAAAAGACAAtactattaaaattaacattcaataattggtcagatattcattatttgagtTGCACGTATGAATCCTCGGTTTCCAAAGATGTAGATATCTTTACATTCATTTTGGACTTGAATCTTTTCAAGAATTCcctgattttgaaaaaatatgtttattgtaataataaatgtttAACCAATTGTCCCATCTTGTTCCAATTATGTATTCAATATGATGTCTTGGGTCAATCCtattatgataataataacggtaagaattataatttacaGGTAGCTGCTACaattaagaaattattgCCACCAACGAATAATTCCCCTAATAAACCGGTCCAAATAAACACAGCACGTCATCATACAAGAAGATTTACTGATGATACTGATTATTTCAATACTTCACCTTTGAAACATCTTTATCATGACGATACAACGCTAATTAGGCCTAAgcatttaaataaagtCTTGATtggtgatgaagaagaagaagctTCCATCCCAACTACTATTTCATCGGAAGAAGACGATTGGATGAGTGATTCGGAAAGATCAAACTATACATTCTCTACTTATTTGGACGATGGGCCTTGGTCTCATTATGATCAAGAATATTATAACCAGACAAGATGTAATAACCAATACATTAGACAATCTTATATCAACAGTAATCATTCCAATGAAACacttttaattaattaa
- the MCM5 gene encoding MCM DNA helicase complex subunit MCM5 (similar to Saccharomyces cerevisiae CDC46 (YLR274W); ancestral locus Anc_6.71) has product MSFDRPEIYSAPVLQGESPTEDDNTEIIKSFKNFILEFRINSHFYYRDQLRNSLLIKNYSIQVNLEHLIGYNEDIYKKLTDEPSDIIPLFEIAVTQVAKRIAILNKSASSSETDESLELDIPTFQLILNSDMNQIPIRDLNSQHVSKIIRISGIIISASVLSSKPTKISLMCRNCRHTLNLKLNNFNSIANNNSISLPSACQSSLNADPNDLNNATKKECGNDPYLIIHENSSFIDQQFLKLQEIPESVPIGEMPRNILMTTDRFLTNRVVPGTRVTIIGIYSIYQSKKTALGSNSNSSASVAIRNPYIKVLGIQSDINSTSNMTTLFNEEEEEEFIQMSRNPNIYKILKNSIAPSIFGNDDIKLAIVCLLMGGSKKILPDGMRLRGDINVLLLGDPGTAKSQLLKFVEKVAPIAVYTSGKGSSAAGLTASIQRDPQSHEFYLEGGAMVLADGGVVCIDEFDKMRDEDRVAIHEAMEQQTISIAKAGITTVLNSRTSVLAAANPIYGRYDDLKSPGENIDFQTTILSRFDMIFIVKDDHNEERDISIANHVINIHTGQATQLDNQRENSNMELSMEKLKRYITYCRKKCAPRLSPEASKSLSSHFINIRKQLLINELQSTDRSSIPITIRQLEAIIRITESLAKLELNPVASEKHVAEAIRLFQASTMDAASQDPTGGLQLHNSSALFSEIRRIEQELKRRLPIGWSTSYQTLQREFVDSKRYSQAALDRSLYALEKHGTIQRRYQGQNIYRNGV; this is encoded by the coding sequence ATGTCATTCGATAGACCAGAAATATATAGTGCACCTGTATTGCAAGGGGAATCGCCCACAGAAGATGACAACACAGAAATCATCAAATcgtttaaaaattttatccTAGAGTTTAGAATAAATTCCCATTTCTATTACAGGGATCAATTAAGAAACTctcttttaattaaaaactACTCTATTCAAGTCAACTTGGAACATTTGATCGGGTATAATGAAGATAtctataaaaaattgaCCGATGAACCTTCCGATATCATCCCATTATTCGAAATCGCAGTGACTCAAGTCGCCAAGAGAATAGCCATCTTGAATAAATCGGCATCTTCCTCCGAAACTGATGAGTCGTTAGAACTGGACATCCCGACTTTCCAATTGATTCTCAACTCTGACATGAACCAAATCCCCATTAGAGATTTGAACTCTCAGCAcgtttcaaaaattattagaatctCCGGGATTATCATTTCAGCTTCAGTTTTATCTTCCAAACCTACCAAGATTAGTTTGATGTGTAGAAATTGTAGACATactttgaatttgaaattaaacaatttcaattccattgcaaataataattctatttctttACCCTCGGCATGTCAATCTTCTTTAAATGCTGACCCCAACgatttaaataatgctacaaaaaaagaatgtGGTAATGATCCTTATTTGATCATCCAtgaaaattcttcattcaTTGAtcaacaatttttaaaattacaagaaatcCCAGAATCGGTCCCCATTGGTGAAATGccaagaaatattttaatgacTACTGATAGATTTTTGACAAATAGAGTAGTACCAGGTACAAGAGTAACAATAATTGGTATCTATTCTATTTATcaatcaaaaaaaacagcATTGGgtagtaatagtaattcGTCTGCATCTGTGGCTATTAGAAACCCCTACATTAAAGTATTAGGTATTCAATCAGATATTAATTCCACTTCAAACATGACCACTCtatttaatgaagaagaagaagaagaattcaTTCAAATGAGTAgaaatccaaatatttataaaattttgaaaaattccatTGCTCCATCAATTTTCGGTAATGATGACATTAAATTAGCCATTGTATGTTTATTAATGGGTGGttccaaaaaaatcttACCAGATGGGATGAGATTAAGAGGTGATATTAACGTTCTTTTATTAGGTGATCCAGGTACTGCCAAATCccaattattgaaatttgttGAGAAAGTAGCGCCTATAGCTGTATATACTTCCGGTAAAGGTTCTTCTGCTGCCGGTTTAACTGCATCCATTCAAAGAGATCCACAATCTcatgaattttatttagaaGGTGGTGCTATGGTCCTTGCTGATGGTGGGGTCGTTTgtattgatgaatttgataAGATGAGAGATGAAGATCGTGTGGCAATTCATGAAGCTATGGAACAACAAACAATTTCTATCGCTAAGGCAGGTATTACTACAGTTCTAAATTCAAGAACAAGTGTCTTGGCCGCAGCAAATCCGATCTACGGTCGTTATGATGATTTGAAATCACCAGGTGAAAATATAGATTTCCAAACAACCATTCTTTCTAGATTCGATATGATCTTCATCGTTAAAGATGATCACAACGAGGAAAGAGATATCTCTATTGCAAATCatgttattaatattcataCGGGTCAGGCTACTCAATTAGATAATCAAAgagaaaattcaaatatggAATTATCAAtggaaaaattgaaaagataCATCACTTATtgtagaaaaaaatgtgCTCCAAGATTATCCCCCGAAGCATCTAAAAGTTTATCTTCacattttattaatattagaaaacaattattaattaatgaattacaATCTACCGATAGATCTTCTATCCCAATTACAATCCGTCAATTAGAGGCTATTATACGTATCACTGAATCTCTAGcaaaattagaattgaaCCCTGTAGCAAGTGAGAAGCATGTCGCAGAAGCTATTAGATTGTTTCAAGCTTCAACAATGGATGCTGCTTCTCAAGATCCTACTGGTGGGTTACAATTGCATAATTCTTCTGCATTATTTAGtgaaattagaagaatagaacaagaattgaaaagaaGATTACCAATCGGTTGGTCTACTTCATATCAGACTTTACAAAGAGAATTTGTAGattcaaaaagatattcTCAAGCAGCTTTAGATAGATCATTATATGCCCTTGAAAAGCACGGGACTATTCAAAGAAGGTATCAAGgccaaaatatttatagaaATGGCGTTTAA
- the SMD2 gene encoding mRNA splicing protein SMD2 (similar to Saccharomyces cerevisiae SMD2 (YLR275W); ancestral locus Anc_6.72) — protein MSDLLNRPKSELSQDELYQLEEFEFKHGPMSLINDALISKTPIIISLRNNHKIIARVKAFDKHCNMVLENVKELWTERNGNKLINKERFISKLFLRGDSVIVILKSPTQ, from the exons ATGTC tGATTTACTTAATAGACCAAAATCGGAATTATCTCAAGATGAATTATAtcaattagaagaattCGAATTCAAGCATGGACCCATGTCTCTTATTAATGATGCCCTTATATCAAAGACTCctattattatatctttaagaaataatCATAAAATTATAGCAAGAGTAAAAGCATTTGATAAACATTGTAACATGGTTTTGGAAAatgttaaagaattatgGACAGAAAGAAAtggtaataaattaataaataaagaacGTTTCATAAGTAAGTTATTCTTAAGAGGGGATTCGGTtattgtaattttaaaatctcCAACACAATAg
- the DBP9 gene encoding ATP-dependent DNA/RNA helicase (similar to Saccharomyces cerevisiae DBP9 (YLR276C); ancestral locus Anc_6.73): MSQKPVSISNAYLDESVSFESFQLDSRLLQAIKGSGFHNPTLIQSHAIPLALQEKRDIIAKAATGSGKTLAYVIPVIQTILNYKRTLENNQGTDITDSSTLGIILVPTRELAQQVLDVIEKMILYCSNDIKALNISKDMPPSVLSTMLSESPEIIVSTPAKLNTLLETNNNSLYLDNLQFLVIDEVDLVLTFGYQDDLKNITQYLPLKKNLQTFLMSATLNDDIQELKQQYCRSPAIIKFNDDQIAKDQSKLLQYYVTVSEFDKFLLTYVIFKLNLIKGKTLIFVNNIDRGYRLKLVLEQFGIKSCILNNELPANSRQHIVEQFNKNVYRLLIATDDTEYIKDEEEQDDDEPQNDKTKVVEESEVVEKESDKESDKDDDNSTQNEVKSKKETKNNLKVKKDKEYGVSRGVDFQNIACVLNFDLPTTSKSYVHRIGRTARAGKSGTAISFVIPLKEFGKHKASMCPTTKRDEKILQRIIKQQNKLGLEIQPYAFDIKQIEGFRYRMEDGFRAVTQVAVREARIKELKQELLASDKLKRHFEENPQELNSLRHDKELHPARIQQHLKRVPDYLLPEGAKNGNTNIGFVPFHKNGRRKNFKKGRVNKRKHGKSDPLKNFK, translated from the coding sequence ATGAGCCAAAAACCTGTCTCTATATCAAATGCTTACCTTGATGAATCAGTGTCATTTGAATCTTTCCAATTAGATTCTCGTTTGTTACAAGCTATCAAAGGTAGTGGTTTCCACAATCCAACATTAATTCAATCTCATGCTATTCCATTAGCAttacaagaaaaaagaGATATTATTGCAAAGGCTGCAACTGGTTCTGGTAAAACTTTAGCTTATGTTATTCCAGTTATTCAGACAATTCTAAATTATAAGAGGACTCTAGAAAATAATCAAGGAACTGATATCACAGATAGCAGTACTTTGGGTATTATTTTAGTCCCAACCAGAGAATTGGCACAGCAAGTTTTAGATGTGATTGAAAAGATGATTTTGTACTGttcaaatgatattaaagctttaaatatttcaaaggATATGCCACCTTCTGTTTTATCCACAATGCTATCAGAATCTCCAGAAATTATTGTTTCTACACCAGCAAAGCTTAATACGTTATTagaaacaaataataattctctaTATTTGGATAACTTACAGTTTTTGGTTATTGACGAAGTCGATCTGGTCCTGACCTTTGGATATCAAGATGatttaaagaatatcaCACAATATTTaccattaaaaaaaaatttacaaacaTTTTTAATGAGTGCCACTctaaatgatgatattcaagaattaaaacaacAATATTGTAGATCACCAgctattattaaatttaacgATGATCAAATTGCTAAAGATCAAAGTAAATTACTTCAATATTATGTGACTGTTAGTGAATTCGATAAATTTTTGTTGACCTatgttatttttaaattgaatttaattaaaggtaaaactttaatttttgtgaataatattgatagaGGCTATCGATTAAAATTGGTGTTAGAACAATTTGGTATTAAATCttgtattttaaataatgaattaccCGCTAACTCAAGACAGCATATCGTTGAACAATTTAACAAGAATGTTTACCGTTTGTTAATTGCCACTGATGATACTGAATATAtcaaagatgaagaagaacaagatgatgatgaaccACAAAATGATAAAACAAAAGTTGTTGAAGAATCTGAAGTAGTTGAGAAAGAAAGTGATAAAGAAAGtgataaagatgatgataattccACACAAAATGAAGTAAAAAGTAagaaagaaacaaaaaataatctaaAAGTTAAGAAGGATAAGGAATATGGTGTATCCCGTGGTGTTGATTTCCAAAATATTGCTTGCGTATTGAATTTCGATTTACCAACAACTTCTAAATCCTATGTTCATAGAATTGGTAGAACTGCTAGAGCTGGTAAATCTGGTACTGCAATTTCCTTCGTTATCCCACTAAAAGAATTTGGTAAACACAAGGCATCAATGTGCCCAACTACAAAAAgagatgaaaaaattttacaacGTATTATTAAGCAACAAAATAAACTAGGTTTAGAAATCCAACCATATGcttttgatattaaacAAATAGAAGGGTTTAGATATAGAATGGAAGATGGTTTCCGTGCAGTTACACAAGTGGCAGTTAGAGAAGCAAGAATCAAAGAATTGaaacaagaattattagcTAGTGACAAATTAAAGAGACATTTCGAAGAAAATCCACAAGAATTAAATAGTTTAAGACATGATAAGGAATTACATCCTGCAAGAATCCAACAACACTTAAAAAGAGTTCCAGATTACCTATTGCCGGAAGGTGCTAAAAACGGGAACACTAACATAGGGTTTGTTCCATTCCATAAAAATGGTAGACgtaaaaattttaagaaaGGTAGGGTTAATAAGCGTAAGCATGGGAAGTCAGATCCATtaaaaaactttaaataa